Proteins encoded together in one Accipiter gentilis chromosome 16, bAccGen1.1, whole genome shotgun sequence window:
- the IAH1 gene encoding isoamyl acetate-hydrolyzing esterase 1 homolog: MALAETGARGRLLLWPRVVLFGDSITEFSFQENGWGSSLAERLVRKCDVVNRGVSGYNTRWAKLILPRLITRSTSAESTVAVTIFFGANDSALKDLNPKQHVPLEEYSANLKSMIQYLKSVDITEDRIILITPPPLQESAWEKECLAKGDKLNRHNATTGEYAQACVQVARDCGTDVLDLWTMMQKDEDFSSYLSDGLHLSTKGNSFLAAQLWSRLEKNLSALPSLLPYWRDVNHTNPEASLL; this comes from the exons ATGGCGCTGGCGGAGACGGGCGCTCGCGGGAGGCTGCTGCTCTGGCCCCGCGTCGTCCTCTTCGGAGACTCCATCACTGAG TTCTCCTTCCAGGAAAATGGCTGGGGGTCGTCCCTTGCCGAGAGACTGGTCAG aaaatgtGATGTTGTGAACCGTGGGGTCTCGGGGTACAACACCAGATGGGCTAAATTGATCCTTCCAAGACTGATCACTAGAAGCACTAGTGCTGAGAGTACTGTTGCGGTTACTATTTTCTTTGGAGCTAATGACAGTGCTTTGAAAG ATCTGAACCCTAAGCAACATGTTCCTTTGGAGGAATATTCTGCGAATTTGAAAAGCATGATACAGTATCTGAAGTCAGTAGACATTACTGAAGACAGGATTATTTTGATAACACCACCACCTCTTCAGGAATCGGCTTGGGAAAAGGAGTGTCTTGCCAAAG GTGACAAATTAAATCGCCataatgccaccactggggaatATGCCCAGGCCTGTGTTCAGGTAGCAAGGGACTGTGGAACAGATGTACTTGACCTCTGGACAATGATGCAAAAAGATGAG gatttttcttcctatttgtcTGATGGTCTTCATTTATCGACAAAAGGCAACAGCTTTCTAGCAGCACAACTTTGGTCAcgcctggaaaaaaacctgtctgctCTTCCTTCACTGCTTCCTTATTGGCGTGACGTGAACCACACAAACCCCGAGGCCAGTCTTCTGTGA